The Nitrospira lenta region ATACAACACGCGCGAAAAGGGCACGCGCCGGGTTCCTGCCGTCGAGTCTTCCGGATTGTTCACGGCCTCCATGTCCTCGACCATCCCCTCAGGATAGTTTTCGATGACGACCTTCAAGGGGTTGAGCACGGCCATCACACGCGGCGACCGCTTGTTCAAGTCTTCGCGAATGAAGAATTCAAGCAATTGCATCTCCACGATTGCATCGCGCTTGGCTACGCCGATGTGTTCGCAGAAAGCGCGAATGGCCTCCGCGGTATAGCCGCGCCGCCGCAGTCCCTTGATCGTCGGGATGCGGGGATCGTCCCAGCCTGTGACCAATTTCTTCGTCACGAGTTCCAACAGTTTTCGCTTGCTCATGACCGCGAAGGTCAGGTTCAGCCGGGCGAATTCGATCTGTCGCGGCCGATGGGCTGCCTCTGATTCTGCGACGACCCAGTCGTAGAGTGGACGATGGTCTTCAAACTCCAGCGTGCAGAGGGAGTGGGTGATGCCTTCAATAGCGTCCGACAGCGGGTGGGCGAAGTCGTACGCTGGATAGATGCACCACGCGGTGCCGGTCCGGTAGTGGGCGGCATGGCGGATGCGATAGAGCACGGGATCGCGCAGGTTGATGTTCGGCGATGCCATGTCGATCTTGGCCCGCAGGACATGCGTCCCGTCGGGGAATTCGCCCGCGCGCATCCGGCGAAAGAGATCCAGACTTTCATCGACCGGTCTGGTGCGGTACGGGCTATTCTTGCCGGGCTCGGTGAGCGTGCCCCGATACTCGCGCATCTGGTCGGCCGTCAGGCTATCGACGTAGGCGTTGCCTTTTTGAATGAGGTGCACGGCAAACTCGTAGAGTTGCTCGAAATAATCCGAGGCGTAAAACTTCTTGTCGTGCCAGTCGAATCCCAGCCAGCGCACGTCGTCCTGAATGGACTCAACGAATTCCGGATCTTCTGTGGTGGGGTTCGTGTCGTCGAAGCGCAGATGGCAGATTCCCCCGGGATTTTCGTTGGCGAGGCCGAAATTGAGATAAATGGATTTTGCATGGCCGATGTGGAGATAGCCGTTCGGTTCCGGTGGGAAGCGGGTCACGACGCGGCCGCCGTGCTTGCCGGCGGCTTGATCGGCTGCCACGATCTCACGGATGAAATCTGAAGGCCCTGTGGATGCTAGGTCAGTCATTGGCTTGTCGCTCGCAGTTTCAATAGTTATGCGCAGAGCAGTCGGATCGCGGCGTAGTTGTACCACAGTCCGGTGTGTGCGAGAAACGGGGAGAGGGCGGCGTTGATTAGGAGAGCGGCTCGGAGGGTTCCTGGGTCTGACGGGAGGACATCAGAATGACATGGAAGTCCTTTTGCGCGATGAGATGCCCTTCCATTCGAAGCCGGAATTCGTAGCGGCCGGGAGCGGGAAACATCAGTGACGGAATATTGATGCCGAAATCTGAGATCTGTAGCCGGTCGGCGATGACGATATTGGGAAGGGTGGCGCGACAGACCAGCTGCTCCGTGTTGATGTAGGCCAGATCGATATCGAAATGGTACGTGCCCTCTGCGTCGGTAAGGCAGAAATACAGGCCCATCTGATTGTGCTGAAACGGGAAGGAGGCGGCCTGTAAGTGGGTGAAGATGCCGATGAGACTCTTCTTCTTGGTCTGACTGTCTTCGATGACTTGGTCACATACCAAGAAGGCTTGCACGCTGGGGGCGGGAATGTCTGGCATGAAGGTCATTCTATGAGATCAGGGGAGATTCTCAAAGGACTCTTCCAAATGAGGCGCGGAAGTTTGAACCGGGGGTTATTTCGATTTGAAGGAGAATGCACACACGCGGATTGATCCGCGCAACGTCAGCCGAGCACCACGGTCCCGCCTTTGTTTTCACTGACGTCGCCGAAGAGGGTCGTGCCGGAACCAATGCGACAGTAATGGGGCGTGATGTCCACGAGCATGCCTTTATGCGAGTAGAATTTTCCCAGCGCCACCTGGATTTTCTTGTGCGCCACGACGCAGGCTTCCAGCACCGTCTGGCCGGTGGATTGATCGGTCACGCGGACCCACGGAAGGTCGGCGGTCACGCTGTCGTCCGCGCGATGCACGTCGACGCTGAACTGTTCGGTCGGATTCAGCACCAGGACATTGCGGCGAAGATGGCCGATGTGTGTGCCCGCATTACCGTACAGATCGATTGTGACGAGAAGTAAGCCTTGCTCCGGTTTCGATTCCAAAAACAGCTGTTCTTTTCCCTGGATCCGAACCACCCCGTTGGTATTGCGGAACTTATTTGAACCGATGAGCAGTTCGAGGCCTTGCCGCGAGGATTCTGCCTCGGCTGGATCGGGCGCGGAAGCGCCGATTGTGCGTTGTGGGGCAAGCGATTCTGACATCGTAATCCTCGTTCCGATATGTCCGTTAGCGGACGTACGTGCGTGCTGATGGGAAGGTGTGAGGCTAGGCTTTGGGCACCCTCCCTGTCAAGACGGTTCAGAGGAAATCGATGGGGATATAGATGGCTCGGCTTGAGTCGAGGGTGCTTCAACAGATTCTGAAGAATATAGCCAGATTCTCTCTGTCGGAGTCTGCTCATCGGGCGGTATGTAAGAGTGGAGCCCACGGATCTGTTTGCAAACCAGAAAGTCACTGTGATACCGTTCCACCCTCGATTTGGCAGTCCTGCCTGGTAGTGCTGTAGTTAGAGGCGCACAGGAGGGCCGACATGTCCCGGATGGTCCCATCGTCTAGCCCGGTCAGGACGGAGCCCTCTCAAGGCTTAAACACGGGTTCAAATCCCGTTGGGACCACCAACTGATTTCCTTCCGTTGTTTTTCCGTTCTTCCTGCTTGTCACCTCACCGGCTGTCTGTCGAATGTGTAATCTGGTCGTGCGTCTCTATTGATGGCGACTCGGCACCCACTTAATGGAATGAACTGATTCTTTCTCCGCCTCGGCGCACTTGTATTGGTACACGTATGCGCGGAGTAGGGAGCGCGCTTGGCGGCAAGTGGGTCACGGCGCTCGCTTCATTGACGCCTCTAGCGCCGGTTGTGTATAAGGAATGCGCCTTTTGTAATCATATTGTTGGATGGTGATGGGCTATGGCGACGCGCGAATTTCATGACGGCGGGAAAGATGGCTTAGAGGCCCTCGAGCCGCTCGACCCGGATAAAATCGGTTCGTTTAGCGAGCTGCTGGTTGCGATGGGCAAGACGGCGTTCGGCGGCCGGCGGTTGGGCGAAGCGTTCGAAGTCCTCGATGCGATGATCAAGGATGTCGACTGCAAGGTCGTGTTGACCCTTTCCGGGGCTATGACCATCGCCAAGATGGGCAAGATCATCAGCACGATGGTGGATCGGGGGATGGTCCACTGTATCATTTCCACCGGTGCGCTGATCGCGCACGGCTTGAGCGAGTCGATCGGCAAGACGCATTATCGCGTCAACCCGGCGATGTCTGATGAGGAATTGTTCGAGAAGGGGTACAACCGCGTCTACGATACGCTGGAGATGGAGTCCAATCTCAACTATGTTGAGCAGGTGGTTTCGCAGACGTTGAAGCGCGTGAATTATGATACGCCGCTCTCTTCTGAAATCCTGACACGTGAGTTGGGTAAGACGTTGGCAGAAGAGTATGAAGGGGACGGGATTCTCAAGAGCGCCTATCTGAAGAAGGTCCCGGTTTATATCCCCGCGTATACTGATTCGGAAATGGGATTGGATGTGGGGACCTGGGCTATGGGCCGTGCCCTTGATAAGGCCCGCGCTCAAGTGAAACCGGGCGATGACCTGGAGGTGCTGCGCAGCATCCATCTGGCCCTCCCGTCCTTCAACCCCTATCTTGACCTCAATAGTTATGCCGGTCAGATCTTGTCTGCCAAGAAGATCGGGATTTTTACGATCGGCGGCGGGGTCCCGCGGAATTGGGCACAACAGGTTGGCCCTTATGTCGAGATCGGCAATCATCGGCTGGGGCTCAATGTGAAGCCGCCGCGTTTTCAATACGGCGTGCGAATCTGCCCCGAACCGGATTATTGGGGCGGCCTGAGCGGCTGCACCTATCAAGAAGGTATCTCGTGGGGCAAGTTCGTTCCACCGGCCGACGGGGGGCGGTTTGCCGAAGTGCTCAGCGATGCGACAGTGGTGTGGCCTCTGTTGATGATGGGTTTGCTGGAGCGGCAGCGGGCGCGGGACAAGCGACCGTCATGAAGAGCCTGCGGCAGGGCATGACGACGGCGGGCTTGCTGGTGATGGCGTGTCTCGCCCTATTTTCGCCTGAGGCAGGCGCCAAGAATGAGTCCGGCCAGACCGATAACCGTATGAGGGGCCAGGCCAACGCGCCGGTGACGCTGATCGAGTATTCGGACTTCACCTGCGGCTATTGTTTGAAGTTTTTTCGCGAGACTTGGCCGAGAATCCAAGCGCGGTATGTGGATACCGGCAAAGTGAAGTTTCTCTACCGCGATTATCCGCGCGCCGATCAAGGGCCTGGTCTCGATGCGGCGCTGGCAGCGCGTTGTGCCGGGGGCCAGGGGAAGTATTGGGCAATGCATGATCGCCTGTTTGCAGAGGGTGGGCGGATCGATCAGGCGGTCATTCTGCGGCACGCCGTTGCCATCGGGTTGACCCAAGCGACATTTGAACGCTGCCTCAAAGACAAGTCTCACGTCGCGTCGATTTTTGAAGATCGGGAAGAAGCCAATCGCTGGGGATTTCACGGAACCCCCGGATTCATTCTGATCCGGACGGCGAGCGGCCCTACGGAGAAAGAACCTGCGATCGCGATTCCCGGAGCGTTTCCGTTCGAAATGTTTGCCGAAGAAATCGATCGATTGCTCGCGAGTGCTCCGCAATCACGCGGAGGGATAGAGCGCGAATCTCTCATCCGACCCGTGCGGTCCGTTGAAGGCTCGACGCCGCTGGTTCGTGATCCACACGTGCCATAACGTAGGAGTAACTATGGCTTCCACGCAATCATTCTGGTCGGTTCCTCAGCAGGAGGGAACGGCTGAGTTTTGGGTTTGTATGTCCTGTCTGGGAGAAGTGTTTTACCGGAAAGTGCCGATGCCAGACTGTCCGTCCTGCCACGGGGTGTCCACGTATGAGAGCTTTACGTTGGACGCAGTGCGTGATTGGGGGACGGACGAACTTATTGCCAAGGCGGGTGCTGAACAGAAGGCCGCCGAGGCGGATCAGCCTGCCTCTATTCCTGCCTCGTCCTAGAGGGAGATCGCGCGTTTGCAGGAACCACGTCCGTTTCTCGTCCACGGAGTCTGGAAGCGCAGCGCCACCACGGTCGGCGTGACGAATCCATTTACGGGAAACGTCTTTGCGGAAGTCTGTCAGGCCGGTGAGAGCGACGTAGAAGAGGCCATTGCCTCCTCAGTGGTTGCCGCGCCTGTCATGGCGAAGCTGCCATCCCATGCCCGCTATAATATTCTCCAGGATATGGCTGCCCTGCTCTATCGCCGGCGGGATGAGTTTGCCCAAACCATCACGGCAGAAGCCGGCAAGCCGATCGCCGACGCGAAGCGCGAGGTCAACCGCGCGGTGCAGACGTTGACGATCGCGGCTGAAGAGGCCAAGCGTATCCCCGGCGAAGTGGTTCCGCTCGATTGGACGCCCCAGACCGAATCCTATCTGGGGATGGTTCGCCGATTTCCACTGGGTCCCATCGTCGGCATCACGCCGTTTAATTTCCCGCTCAATCTGGTCGTTCACAAGGTCGCGCCGGCGTTGGCCGCCGGCAATCCGATTCTGATCAAGCCCGCGCCGCAGACCCCATTGACCGCGTTACTCCTGGGTGAAGTCGCCTTGGAAGCCGGACTCCCTGCCGGCGGACTGAACGTGGTGCCCTGTGAGAATGCGCTCGCGGAACGGCTGGTGATCGATCCTCGCTTCAAGCTGCTGAGCTTTACCGGTAGTGCGCCGGTCGGCTGGATGTTGAAAGCCAAATGCGGCAAGAAAAAGGTGACGCTCGAACTCGGGGGGAACGCTGGCGTGATCATCGAGCCGGATGCCGATCTTGATCTGGCGGCCAAGCGGTGCGCCAGCGGCGGCTTTGGCTATGCCGGACAGACGTGTATTTCGGTCCAGCGCATCCTCGTGCATCATTCGGTGGCCGATACGTTTACCACCAAATTGTTGCTGCAAGTCGCCCGGCTGAAAGCCGGCGATCCGACGGATGAGACGACGACCGTCGGTCCGTTGATCGATCCTGTGGCCACGCAGCGCGTTGAGGGATGGATTGAAGAGGCCGTGTCGCAAGGAGCCCGGGTATTGCTCGGTGGCAAGCGCTTAGGAACGGTCTTGGAAGCCACGGTGCTCACGAATGTGAAGCTGGAAATGAAGGTGTCTTGCCAGGAAGTATTTGGTCCGGTAGTGACGGTGTCGTCCTATCGGCAGTTCAGCGATGCGATTGCGGCGTTGAATCAATCTGACTACGGATTGCAGGCCGGTGTGTTCACGCAGGATATCAATAAGGTCTTTCATGCCTTTCGTCATTTGGAAGTGGGCGGCGTGCTTGCCAACGAAATTCCCACGTTTCGAGCGGATCACATGCCCTATGGCGGCGTGAAGGATTCCGGCTTGGGGAGAGAAGGCGTACGAGCGGCCATTGAAGATATGACCGAACCGCGGTTGTTGGTTCTGAATCTGAAAGAACCGGCCGGGGGATCGTAGAAATAATCCCGTGAGGATATTGCGAACCACGCCCAATCTTGGTACAACAGCGGCCCAATACAACTGTACGTCAATATAGCGCGATAGCGCGGTTAGCCTGCGGATAGATAAGGGAGACGACGATGGTACCTACACAGATGTTTCTGACGCGAGGAGTGGGAGTTCATAAGGAGAAGCTGGCGTCCTTTGAACAAGCCCTCCGTAGTGCCGGTGTGGCCTACTGCAATCTGGTGACGGTCTCGTCGATCCTTCCCCCAAACTGCAAAATTATCCCGCGCAAGCGGGGTGAAAAAATGTTAAATCCCGGCGAAATCACCTTTTGCGTGATGGCCCGATCCGAAACGAATGAGCGCAACCGCCTCGTATCTGCATCCATCGGACTCGCGATCCCAACCGACCGCCAAACCTACGGCTATCTCTCCGAGCACCATGCTCACGGCGAAACCGATGAGGAGACTGGCGAGTATACTGAAGATCTCGCCGCGCAAATGTTGGCGACCACGCTGGGAGTGGAGTTCGATCCGAACATCGCGTGGAAAGAGCGTGAGCAGGTTTTTAAAATGGCCGGACAAATCGTGCGCACATTGAATATCACGCAGTCGGCTGTCGGCAAACCGGATCGATGGACGACGGTCATTGCCTTGGCCGTCTTTATCCCCGAAGAAAATATCCCCAAGCGTTCCCGCCGCTAGTTCGGCGTGCGCGGATTGCCCAGGGTCAGGCACTGCATGCCGGCGTTTGTGGCGGAAGAACAGCAATGACACTGCCTGCTGGGTGGGAAGGCCCTGACCACAACTTCCTGGGGATTGATGAGCCCTGGTGCCATCCTGACCGGGCCGGCGTCTATGTCCTGCCGGCTCCATACGAACATACCTCCAGCTATATTCTCGGATCAGACCGCGGCCCCTCCGCTATTTTAGAGGCATCCGCTCAGGTGGAGTTTTACGATGAGCAGCTCGGGTGTGAGCCGTTCCGTGAGTGGGGCGGCATTGCGACCGCGACCACGCTCGATCTGCAAGGGCGCGTGGACGGGCAGGCGGTCGATGCGATTCAGTCATTTGTCGCCCCGCATGTCGGGACCGGACGGTTTCTCGTCACCCTCACCGGCGAGCATACCGGCGCGCTCGGGGCAATCCGGGCCCATGCGAAACGCTACCCCGATTTATGCGTGGTGCAGATCGACGCGCATGGCGATTTACGCCAGGCCTATGGAGGCAATCCGTTCAGCCACGCGAGTGTCATGGCCCGAGTCGTGGATGACGGGCATCGCCTCGTGCAAGTTGGGATCCGGTCGATCTGTCCGGAAGAAATCCAACGGATCAAGACAACCAAGAGCATCTCGACATTCTTTGCCGCCACGATTCTCGATCCGTCAGGTCCGTACGAGGGGCGGGCGGCGCGGTGGGTGCCGGAGGTGGTGGCGGCCTGCACCGGGCCGGTGTATCTGACGTTCGATTGCGACGGGCTGGACAGCGCTATTATCCCTGCCCTGGGTACGCCGGAACCGGGCGGCCTCGGCTGGTACGATACTCTGCATCTGGTCACAGCCTTGGCTAACGGGCCGGGGATTGTCGGGATGGATATTAGTGAGATTGCTCCGATCGAAGGGTTCGTGGCGCCGCAATTTGCGATTGCCCGTCTAATCTATCGCATGCTCGGCCGGATCAAAGCCGGCCGCCGGGTTCATTAAGGCGTTCGCCACGATGCTGCGCGACAGTCAGCCCGCGCCTGCCTCTCCCATCCGCATCAATAAATTTTTTACCGAGCATGGCATTTGTTCCAGGCGTGAGGCGGACCAGCGCGTCGACGCGGGCCGAGTGACGATCAATGGAGTCGTCGCGACGCTGGGCGATCGCGTGCGTCGAACGGATGTCGTCGCTTGCGACGGGGCAGTGATCCCATGGGGTCACGCCTTCATTTACATCAAGTATCACAAGCCGGTCGGAGTCACGACGACGAGCGAGTCGCACGTGCCTCGGAATATTATCGCAGAAATCGGCCATCCCGAACGGATTTTCCCCATCGGACGGCTGGATAAAGATTCATCCGGCCTGATCTTGCTCACCAACGACGGAAATATCGTCAACGACATTCTGCGCGTAGAGTTTGGCCATGAACGGGAATACGTCGTGGATGTTGAGCGGCCGTTCGATGAGGCGTTCCTTGCGCACATGGCGGAGGGCGTTGTGATTCTCGGCAGTAAGACGCGGCCGTGCCGCATGGAGCGCGTGCGGCCGAACCGGTTCCGCATCATCTTGACGGAGGGGCGCAATCGCCAGATCAGACGGATGTGTCAGGCGCTGGGCTATCGGGTGACCGGGTTGCACCGCGTCAGAATCATGCACATTGGAATCGCCGGATTGGGAGTGGGGAGTTGGAAAGCACTCTCGGCCGACGAATGGGCTGAACTGCTTCGGGCGGTTGGGCGGATGCCAACCTAGCGGACATCGCTTGAGACGACGGGCGAAGCGGGTGGCCCCCCGATAGGTTCACGATCCGTCGTGTCAGAAGGGAGATCGTCGGCCGCGTCAATATCGTCGTCGACCGGTTTTCTGCGTGTGCCCAGGAATAGGTTGAGCAACGCGATAAAGAAACTCCCACCCACCAATGTCATGCTGCTGGCTTTGATCGTTTTCGTTCCCTCATCGCGCATATCTTTTGCCACATCGGCGACGGTATCCAGCAAGTGATCGAGCGACAGGCTTACCTGAATCATTTTAGGGCCGGCATTGTCGGAGGCATGCTCTTCCGCTTTTCTGCGCAGGGATTCGCGCTCGGCGGGAGAGGTCGCCGTCCACTCCTGAGTCAGGAGCTGAACTGTCGTGCTCGCGACGGAAAAATATTGATCGAGGCTGCGCCGAACGGACTCAATGTCTTCGGGCTCGCTCCGTCCGCTGCGGGAGACGCGCAGACCTGCCGCCGCGTACCGGTCGATGGCGTGTTGAATCTTCGCCCGCTGAACGGGAAGCGATTCCGTGATGCGTTCGAAGTCCGTTTGACTGTGGGCTTCCAAGGCTCGAATAATCGTATTGCGGTAGCGCATCGTGTCGGCCGAAATGTGCGCGAGGTCGGTCGCCCCGAGTGTGTACTCCGTATACATGATGCGCAGGTCTTGGTCGACTTGGCTCAGGGTCTGTCCGCTATACCAGCCGATCCCGGCAATGAGGGCGCTGATCAGAAGCTGGGGGCCGGTCGGCTTTGGAATGGAGAGGCGATTGAGCAGTCCCACAGCGGTGTCCTTGGTTAATCGATGATGATCCGACGGTCGACGTGGGACGTCAGTGTGGGATCGTTGGAGACGAACACCACTGACCAGGGCTCATCTTTCGAACAGAGGCGACGGAGAATCGTCTCCCGCATCGTCGGGTGCAGGTTGTGAATGATGCCGTCAAAAATGAGAATCTGCGGCCTGGCGAGGATGGCGCGCGCGAGCAGGATTCGCGCAATGTGAGTCGGGCCCAACACTCTGCCGGGTGTGCGTACGTGAGACTTAATGCCTTGCGGTAAGGCATCGATCTCGTCTTCCAGCTCGGTGAAGCGAAGCGCCCAGCGGACATCGCTGTACGGCACATAGGACCGGCCTAACACGATGTTCTCTTCGATGGTGCCTTCGAACAGGGTGAGTTGAGAGTCGAGCATAAATCCGCGGCAGCGATTGACGGTCGTTCGATCCAGATGCCGGAGATCCACTCCGTTGTAGCGGAGGACGCCATGAGTCGGCGCGCTCAGCCCAGCGAGGACGCGGGCCAAGGCGGTTTTTGCGGTAGTCGTGCTGGCATAGATGCCGACTTTTTCACCCGGCATGACCTCCAGGTCGAAGTTCGAGAAGATGGGCGCGGTGCCAGGATGCGCAACCGCCAGATCCTTGCAAGTCAGGCGAATTCCGTGGATGGTGGGATCCGGTAACGGAACGGACAGCGTTGTGGACTCCTGGTCTTTGGGCAGCGAAAAAAACTGGTCGAGTTCTGTCACGGCGGTCAGGAAGTAATAGACATGGCCCATCCGCTTGACGACGGCCTCGAAACTATTGAGGAGTCCTGCGACAACCACCTCGGCCGCGACCAGCTGTCCGATCGTCAATTGACCGATCGAGAGGAGCCACCCGGCGGTGGCGATCAGACTGCTGTGGGCGATTGCCTGCCAGCCGACGGCGCCCAGGTATTGCCGCGCGAGAACGGCAAAACGCGCGCGTCTGGTCGCAACGTAGTTGTCGACCAACATATCGGATTTGTGCATGAGCAGGGGCTGACTATCGGTCGCCTTGAAATGCAGCAAGTTGTAGGAAATTTCCTGTATCCAGTGCAGCGTCTCGTATTTGGCATGGGAGACTTCAATGGTCGTTCGAAGGCCGCCATGCGACAGGAGGAAAAACACCACATTGAACCCCGTGAGCAGCAATACGTCGTACAGCAGGAAATACGGGTGGTAGAAGACGAGGATCGACATTCCCACGGCGCCGCCGACGACCACATTGATCATGTCGACAAGCAACACGGAGAGCGCGCGTTGCATCAACACCGTTTCAAGAAAGTAGTTGGCGTAGCGCGGCTTGAACTTCTGATATTGCATGAGCGGCAGCTGCTGCGTCATGGCGAGGGTGATGCGCGCGTACACCCGGCGCTCCAGTACTTCGACGGCATAATATTGGAGTGTTTTGAAGACGCCGACAAAGGCCAAGGCCAAGGCCATGACGACGGCGAGAGTCACGATGGTGATGGGCTGAATCGCGAAGGCGAAGGTGTTGACGAGCTCCTGAACCGTCAACGGCACAATCAGCGAGAACAGACCGATGGCCAGTGAATAGGAGAAGATCAGCCCGAGGACTTTCTTCTCAAGGCTGAAGAGGAGCCCCAGGTGTCCCAGCATAGCCTGGAAGAGGTTCGGCTGCGTATCCGAATGGCCTTCGGCCATGTCTATCAGGTCCTTACTCTAAATCGCCGAGGGGCGGTGCGGAGGGGGGCTCGTCGCGAGGACACTCGCCGTCGTGACGGTGCCGAATCCACGTTGCTAGGGCCACCCTAGCAAATATCGGCTGTAAATTCCACGTTTACATGGACTTAGTCGCGAGACCGGTAACTGACTGGAACCACACTCGGACTGCTTTTGGCCCAGGCGCCAATGGCCCATTGATAGAGGGCCTGGGCTTTCTGGTAGTCGGCTTTGGCCCGAATGACCTGCGCTTCGGAGTCCACGGAATTGCGCTCGCGGAGATTGACAAACAGCACGCTGGTTGCGCCGAGGCCAAACCGGAATCGTTCGCCCTCTTCAAGCGTTCTCGCGAGCTTCAAGGACTGCACGGCTGCTTCCATTCGCTCCTTGGCTCGCTCGATCGCCGAGAGGGCGTTATCGACATCGACGACCACTTGCTGCTCACGGAACTTTTGGACCATGACAAAGCGGTCTGCTTTGCCCTGAGCCTCAAGCACTTCGCCGCGGCTTCGGCGCTGGAGAATGGGGATTCTGAGTTCAAGCCCAAAGCGGTATCCGAGGCCGAGTACGAATTTCTCCGGGGCGCGGGCCGGGGCCGCTTCGGCGTCCAGGCTCGGGAGTAAGTTGTTTTTGGCGAGCTCCAGGTCGATATCGTTCATTTTCGCTTCGATTCCGATTTCTCTAATTTCAGGCCGCTCGGCTTTCGCTTGGACTTTATGGGCCTTCACGGCGTCAGGTGTCGGAGAAAGCATTTGCGCCGGGAAGTCCGGGACTCGGTCGAGGGCGGGAAGCGAGGGGACGTTGTTCTCCCACAGGAACATCGAGAGTTTGAACTGTTCCTGCTCCACCTGGCGTTGCGCGGCAATGGAGATTTCTCGACGGCGCTGGACCTCCTGGTTGGCTTCGACGACGTCTAACGGCGCAACGGCTCCGGCCTTCGCCCGCCCGTCCACCTGCTTAAACCGATCCTCTGCCACTTTGAGGGCTTTGCGCTGAACTTCGACATAGCGGACGGCGGCGACCCAATCCCAGAACTGTGTGGCTGCGGCGAGGAACAAGTCCTGCCGGGTCTGTGCAATACGGATATCCGCTCGGGGATCGGCCAGCTCCGACCGCTGCAGTTCGGCATTCTCAGGATTGATCATCAAGCCTTTCAGGAGGGGAAAGAACCCTCCTAACAGGACCTGCTGGTTTCCGTTTCCAAAAGAAAGGTCAGGAATCTTGGCATCGCCGATGGCTTGGCGAACCCCTGCGCTGTACCGAAATCCCATCGGATTCCGGGCTTCGATGAGGGTGTCGTTGAAGCCCACCGATTGGGTGCCGAACTTATCCTTTGAGACGAACCGTTCGATTTCGGTGTCATTGACGAAGATGGGCTCAAAGGCTCCAAGGGCTTTGAGCATTCGGCCGCGTGCCATCACTTTCTCAGTCCCGGCTCCTTTGAGCAACGGGTGTGAACGATCGATCCAGGCGTGGATTTCATCCAGGCTCAAGGGAATTGCGGGGAGCCCTTTTGCCGCGTCTCCCTCGGCTGCGGCGGCGCTGAACGGAACCGCTGCCGCAGACAGAACGAGTGCCCCAAGCACGAGGCCGAACCGTAAGAATATCATGGCTACTCCTTTGCTCTCCTGGAGATGAGCACGTTGCCGCCCGTCGACTCGTGGGCGCAGGGCACGACCGGACATGCGGTGGAGAAGTGAACCAGCGAGAAACCGATACTGGTGGGAGCGGTTACTTCGCACCTCGTCCCGCTTTCGGTAAGAGCGTATCGATGAGGCTTGGCGGACGCTCTTGGTAATCAGGCGGGAAGAGGTTAAAGCGCCGCCAGAG contains the following coding sequences:
- a CDS encoding deoxyhypusine synthase family protein gives rise to the protein MATREFHDGGKDGLEALEPLDPDKIGSFSELLVAMGKTAFGGRRLGEAFEVLDAMIKDVDCKVVLTLSGAMTIAKMGKIISTMVDRGMVHCIISTGALIAHGLSESIGKTHYRVNPAMSDEELFEKGYNRVYDTLEMESNLNYVEQVVSQTLKRVNYDTPLSSEILTRELGKTLAEEYEGDGILKSAYLKKVPVYIPAYTDSEMGLDVGTWAMGRALDKARAQVKPGDDLEVLRSIHLALPSFNPYLDLNSYAGQILSAKKIGIFTIGGGVPRNWAQQVGPYVEIGNHRLGLNVKPPRFQYGVRICPEPDYWGGLSGCTYQEGISWGKFVPPADGGRFAEVLSDATVVWPLLMMGLLERQRARDKRPS
- the speB gene encoding agmatinase, yielding MTLPAGWEGPDHNFLGIDEPWCHPDRAGVYVLPAPYEHTSSYILGSDRGPSAILEASAQVEFYDEQLGCEPFREWGGIATATTLDLQGRVDGQAVDAIQSFVAPHVGTGRFLVTLTGEHTGALGAIRAHAKRYPDLCVVQIDAHGDLRQAYGGNPFSHASVMARVVDDGHRLVQVGIRSICPEEIQRIKTTKSISTFFAATILDPSGPYEGRAARWVPEVVAACTGPVYLTFDCDGLDSAIIPALGTPEPGGLGWYDTLHLVTALANGPGIVGMDISEIAPIEGFVAPQFAIARLIYRMLGRIKAGRRVH
- a CDS encoding DsbA family protein — translated: MKSLRQGMTTAGLLVMACLALFSPEAGAKNESGQTDNRMRGQANAPVTLIEYSDFTCGYCLKFFRETWPRIQARYVDTGKVKFLYRDYPRADQGPGLDAALAARCAGGQGKYWAMHDRLFAEGGRIDQAVILRHAVAIGLTQATFERCLKDKSHVASIFEDREEANRWGFHGTPGFILIRTASGPTEKEPAIAIPGAFPFEMFAEEIDRLLASAPQSRGGIERESLIRPVRSVEGSTPLVRDPHVP
- a CDS encoding aldehyde dehydrogenase family protein; the encoded protein is MQEPRPFLVHGVWKRSATTVGVTNPFTGNVFAEVCQAGESDVEEAIASSVVAAPVMAKLPSHARYNILQDMAALLYRRRDEFAQTITAEAGKPIADAKREVNRAVQTLTIAAEEAKRIPGEVVPLDWTPQTESYLGMVRRFPLGPIVGITPFNFPLNLVVHKVAPALAAGNPILIKPAPQTPLTALLLGEVALEAGLPAGGLNVVPCENALAERLVIDPRFKLLSFTGSAPVGWMLKAKCGKKKVTLELGGNAGVIIEPDADLDLAAKRCASGGFGYAGQTCISVQRILVHHSVADTFTTKLLLQVARLKAGDPTDETTTVGPLIDPVATQRVEGWIEEAVSQGARVLLGGKRLGTVLEATVLTNVKLEMKVSCQEVFGPVVTVSSYRQFSDAIAALNQSDYGLQAGVFTQDINKVFHAFRHLEVGGVLANEIPTFRADHMPYGGVKDSGLGREGVRAAIEDMTEPRLLVLNLKEPAGGS
- a CDS encoding pyruvoyl-dependent arginine decarboxylase; the protein is MVPTQMFLTRGVGVHKEKLASFEQALRSAGVAYCNLVTVSSILPPNCKIIPRKRGEKMLNPGEITFCVMARSETNERNRLVSASIGLAIPTDRQTYGYLSEHHAHGETDEETGEYTEDLAAQMLATTLGVEFDPNIAWKEREQVFKMAGQIVRTLNITQSAVGKPDRWTTVIALAVFIPEENIPKRSRR
- a CDS encoding glutamine--tRNA ligase/YqeY domain fusion protein — translated: MTDLASTGPSDFIREIVAADQAAGKHGGRVVTRFPPEPNGYLHIGHAKSIYLNFGLANENPGGICHLRFDDTNPTTEDPEFVESIQDDVRWLGFDWHDKKFYASDYFEQLYEFAVHLIQKGNAYVDSLTADQMREYRGTLTEPGKNSPYRTRPVDESLDLFRRMRAGEFPDGTHVLRAKIDMASPNINLRDPVLYRIRHAAHYRTGTAWCIYPAYDFAHPLSDAIEGITHSLCTLEFEDHRPLYDWVVAESEAAHRPRQIEFARLNLTFAVMSKRKLLELVTKKLVTGWDDPRIPTIKGLRRRGYTAEAIRAFCEHIGVAKRDAIVEMQLLEFFIREDLNKRSPRVMAVLNPLKVVIENYPEGMVEDMEAVNNPEDSTAGTRRVPFSRVLYIEQDDFREDPPKQFFRLAPGREVRLRYAYIVKCTGVVKDPQTGAITELRCTYDPDTKSGSSQEQRKVKATIHWVSAAHAIPAEVRLYNPLLTTDLAKVSPDQDWTQSLNPQSLERLTGCLVEPSLQQAPVGARYQFERTGYFCVDPDTSPSSLVFNRTVSLKDAWAKLEKAQKSG
- a CDS encoding DUF6941 family protein, translating into MPDIPAPSVQAFLVCDQVIEDSQTKKKSLIGIFTHLQAASFPFQHNQMGLYFCLTDAEGTYHFDIDLAYINTEQLVCRATLPNIVIADRLQISDFGINIPSLMFPAPGRYEFRLRMEGHLIAQKDFHVILMSSRQTQEPSEPLS